A window from Triplophysa dalaica isolate WHDGS20190420 chromosome 3, ASM1584641v1, whole genome shotgun sequence encodes these proteins:
- the LOC130418480 gene encoding NACHT, LRR and PYD domains-containing protein 1 homolog isoform X1, producing MDRDASARFVDSNWATLVQRVDKAVMPIADELWSNGMMGWESYSEIKSADTNQKKMRVLGGVLQCGGNTVKSAFYSGLEKHAPFLLRDLSTDPPTAVDPDAIAKSLDEYKKWIQREYEFVTEYNSLPGEHVLLSERYIQPLILMRHREKKERIEELCFKGEFFQQLISSKNNAEKGNTVLDALFSADSKGICPAAVILQGNSGKGKSFTAQKIMLDWSSGCLSRENFDCVFHLKCKELNQISEEQSLVEILSINSNLTPDHILQILQSSPKRVLVLIDGFDELKFSFGDTSIKLTASVYLYKKAPLEASLTALLRGCLLPKSFLLVTSRSTTTDTLSALLKKPQRFTEIIGFSEREVEEYFQKFFQDEELFRNAYESVKANETLFTACSSPVICWIISTVIKQRLCDCADVTSGLETTTSIYVDFVSTLLENHCQGLSDSVPTLLKSLGQLAERGLMERQVLFEEKSVKETVSDPSGSPFLGKFLFKKRTRQETMYSFMHLSFQEFFTALYYISLDEKEFLSKLTERFHSPWQSYGVQYLDENCPLKYGCPEFNFLPVIQFLCGLCNKEVIDLLKETYKVSVPPSVQAQLEEWILFISSNRDYNFLPFILLCLYELHEKDFVQKAVEAWQEMDMSWDTMNRTDCWALVYCLECCPHFRSLNLNFAAEELKMLQPVLCRTPKLELTVQNLTDADVTDLISALGEGKLLGEFRLNSSGLSDESMKQILHALHKQKTVGGLQIAVKNITYDTSLILTEFIQNTEKWEEISLRASAECNDAESLCSSLRLFNTDGNLVLNVLRWCSSPHNVPSLSEIILQYPRSEMSSINLKNFLQAFHDINCLTEERAGFDQQVDSLLSHLSSVSGLNAMNLSAPLLTEKWAFRILFLIQSCKSLKGLSFNAGSWSSDDATWLPGRLLEEGLRLLKESPKHPQCTLNIKGFRCSRSTDSCTHQTHQIKELDCNQRVTFIFSGENYTEEISPKIKLCDILG from the exons ATGGACCGTGACGCAA GTGCTCGATTTGTGGACTCTAACTGGGCGACACTCGTTCAGAGGGTGGACAAAGCGGTGATGCCAATCGCAGATGAGCTTTGGTCAAATGGAATGATGGGATGGGAGTCATACAGTGAGATCAAATCAGCAGATACCAACCAGAAGAAAATGAGAGTGTTGGGTGGAGTCTTGCAATGTGGAGGAAATACAGTTAAATCTGCCTTTTATTCTGGACTGGAAAAGCATGCACCGTTTCTGCTTAGAGATCTGA GTACCGACCCACCAACTGCTGTAGATCCTGATGCTATAGCAAAGAGTCTCG ATGAATATAAGAAGTGGATCCAGAGAGAATATGAGTTTGTGACAGAGTATAACTCACTGCCTGGTGAACATGTGCTGCTGTCTGAGCGATACATACAGCCTCTGATCCTGatgagacacagagagaagaaagagagaatagAAGAGTTGTGTTTTAAGGGAGAGTTTTTCCAACAGTTGATAAGCTCTAAGAATAATGCAGAGAAGGGAAACACTGTCCTAGATGCACTTTTCAGTGCAGATAGTAAGGGAATCTGTCCTGCTGCTGTCATTCTTCAGGGAAACTCTGGGAAAGGCAAATCCTTCACAGCACAAAAGATCATGTTGGATTGGTCATCTGGATGTCTCAGCAGAGAAaactttgattgtgtttttcacTTGAAATGCAAAGAGCTGAACCAGATATCTGAAGAGCAGAGTTTGGTGGAGATCTTGAGCATCAACTCGAATTTGACACCAGATCACATCTTGCAGATCCTGCAGTCGTCACCAAAGAGAGTCCTTGTCCTCATCGATGGATTTGATGAACTCAAATTTTCATTTGGCGACACATCTATAAAGTTAACAGCATCTGTATATCTGTATAAAAAAGCTCCTCTTGAGGCTTCACTGACGGCCCTGTTGCGGGGTTGCCTTTTGCCCAAATCTTTCCTGCTGGTCACGTCCAGATCTACAACCACAGACACTTTGAGCGCTCTGCTTAAGAAACCTCAGCGTTTTACTGAGATCATAGGCTTTTCTGAGAGGGAGGTTGAGGAGTATTTCCAGAAGTTCTTTCAGGATGAGGAACTCTTCAGGAATGCTTATGAGTCTGTAAAGGCAAATGAAACTCTGTTCACTGCCTGTTCCAGTCCTGTTATCTGCTGGATCATCTCCACAGTTATTAAACAAAGACTCTGTGATTGTGCAGATGTAACAAGCGGTCTGGAAACGACCACATCCATTTATGTTGACTTTGTGTCCACTTTACTGGAGAATCACTGTCAGGGTTTGAGTGATTCTGTACCGACCCTGCTGAAGAGTCTGGGTCAGCTGGCAGAGAGAGGGCTGATGGAACGGCAAGTTTTGTTTGAGGAAAAAAGTGTGAAGGAAACAGTTTCTGATCCATCTGGCAGTCCATTCCTGGGCAAgttcctctttaaaaaaaggaccCGACAAGAGACGATGTACAGCTTCATGCATCTCAGCTTTCAGGAGTTTTTTACAGCTCTGTACTACATCTCGCTGGATGAAAAAGAGTTTCTTAGTAAACTAACAGAGCGGTTCCACTCTCCCTGGCAAAGCTACGGTGTGCAGTATTTGGATGAGAACTGTCCACTCAAGTATGGCTGCCCTGAATTTAATTTCCTTCCTGTGATTCAGTTTCTCTGTGGTCTCTGTAATAAAGAAGTGATCGACTTGCTCAAGGAAACATACAAAGTATCTGTCCCACCTTCTGTACAAGCACAGTTGGAAGAATGGATCCTCTTTATTAGCTCAAATAGAGACTATAACTTTTTACCCTTTATTCTCCTCTGCCTGTATGAGCTTCATGAGAAGGACTTTGTGCAGAAAGCCGTTGAAGCTTGGCAGGAGATGGACATGTCATGGGATACTATGAACAGGACTGACTGCTGGGCATTGGTGTATTGCCTGGAGTGTTGTCCTCACTTCAGAAGCTTGAATCTCAATTTTGCAGCAGAAGAGTTGAAGATGCTTCAGCCAGTGCTGTGCAGGACACCAAAACTAGA GTTGACAGTGCAAAACCTTACAGATGCAGATGTTACTGATCTGATTTCAGCTCTTGGAGAAGGAAAGCTACTGGGAGAGTTTCG ACTGAACAGCAGCGGTCTGTCAGACGAAAGCATGAAGCAGATTCTTCATGCTCTACACAAACAGAAGACTGTGGGTGGACTTCAGATTGCAGTGAAGAACATCACATATGACACCTCCCTCATCCTGACAGAATTCatacagaacacagagaaatggGAGGAGATCAG TTTAAGGGCAAGCGCTGAATGCAATGATGCGGAGAGTCTCTGCTCATCTCTCCGACTCTTTAACACAGATGGAAACCTTGT GTTGAATGTGTTGAGGTGGTGTTCAAGCCCACATAATGTACCATCACTTTCAGAAATCATTCTTCAATATCCACGCTCAGAGATGTCCAGTATTAATCTGAAGAACTTCTTACAGGCCTTCCATGACATAAACTGTTTAACTGAAGA GAGGGCAGGTTTTGATCAACAGGTGGATTCTCTGTTGTCTCATCTCTCCTCTGTTTCTGGATTGAATGCGATGAATCTCTCTGCTCCCCTCCTGACTGAGAAATGGGCCTTCAGAATCCTCTTCCTCATCCAGTCCTGCAAAAGTCTGAAAGGGCTTAG CTTTAATGCTGGTTCATGGAGCTCTGATGATGCAACGTGGCTCCCTGGTCGTTTACTGGAGGAGGGACTGAGGTTACTGAAGGAGTCCCCTAAACATCCTCAGTGTACTCTAAACATTAAAGG GTTTAGATGCAGTAGATCCACAGACAGCTGCACTCATCAGACTCATCAGATCAAAGAACTTGACTGCAACCAGAGAGTGACTTTTATATTCAGTGGGGAGAATTATACAGAAGAAA TTTCTCCCAAGATTAAACTTTGCGACATTTTGGGATGA
- the LOC130418480 gene encoding NACHT, LRR and PYD domains-containing protein 1 homolog isoform X2 yields MPIADELWSNGMMGWESYSEIKSADTNQKKMRVLGGVLQCGGNTVKSAFYSGLEKHAPFLLRDLSTDPPTAVDPDAIAKSLDEYKKWIQREYEFVTEYNSLPGEHVLLSERYIQPLILMRHREKKERIEELCFKGEFFQQLISSKNNAEKGNTVLDALFSADSKGICPAAVILQGNSGKGKSFTAQKIMLDWSSGCLSRENFDCVFHLKCKELNQISEEQSLVEILSINSNLTPDHILQILQSSPKRVLVLIDGFDELKFSFGDTSIKLTASVYLYKKAPLEASLTALLRGCLLPKSFLLVTSRSTTTDTLSALLKKPQRFTEIIGFSEREVEEYFQKFFQDEELFRNAYESVKANETLFTACSSPVICWIISTVIKQRLCDCADVTSGLETTTSIYVDFVSTLLENHCQGLSDSVPTLLKSLGQLAERGLMERQVLFEEKSVKETVSDPSGSPFLGKFLFKKRTRQETMYSFMHLSFQEFFTALYYISLDEKEFLSKLTERFHSPWQSYGVQYLDENCPLKYGCPEFNFLPVIQFLCGLCNKEVIDLLKETYKVSVPPSVQAQLEEWILFISSNRDYNFLPFILLCLYELHEKDFVQKAVEAWQEMDMSWDTMNRTDCWALVYCLECCPHFRSLNLNFAAEELKMLQPVLCRTPKLELTVQNLTDADVTDLISALGEGKLLGEFRLNSSGLSDESMKQILHALHKQKTVGGLQIAVKNITYDTSLILTEFIQNTEKWEEISLRASAECNDAESLCSSLRLFNTDGNLVLNVLRWCSSPHNVPSLSEIILQYPRSEMSSINLKNFLQAFHDINCLTEERAGFDQQVDSLLSHLSSVSGLNAMNLSAPLLTEKWAFRILFLIQSCKSLKGLSFNAGSWSSDDATWLPGRLLEEGLRLLKESPKHPQCTLNIKGFRCSRSTDSCTHQTHQIKELDCNQRVTFIFSGENYTEEISPKIKLCDILG; encoded by the exons ATGCCAATCGCAGATGAGCTTTGGTCAAATGGAATGATGGGATGGGAGTCATACAGTGAGATCAAATCAGCAGATACCAACCAGAAGAAAATGAGAGTGTTGGGTGGAGTCTTGCAATGTGGAGGAAATACAGTTAAATCTGCCTTTTATTCTGGACTGGAAAAGCATGCACCGTTTCTGCTTAGAGATCTGA GTACCGACCCACCAACTGCTGTAGATCCTGATGCTATAGCAAAGAGTCTCG ATGAATATAAGAAGTGGATCCAGAGAGAATATGAGTTTGTGACAGAGTATAACTCACTGCCTGGTGAACATGTGCTGCTGTCTGAGCGATACATACAGCCTCTGATCCTGatgagacacagagagaagaaagagagaatagAAGAGTTGTGTTTTAAGGGAGAGTTTTTCCAACAGTTGATAAGCTCTAAGAATAATGCAGAGAAGGGAAACACTGTCCTAGATGCACTTTTCAGTGCAGATAGTAAGGGAATCTGTCCTGCTGCTGTCATTCTTCAGGGAAACTCTGGGAAAGGCAAATCCTTCACAGCACAAAAGATCATGTTGGATTGGTCATCTGGATGTCTCAGCAGAGAAaactttgattgtgtttttcacTTGAAATGCAAAGAGCTGAACCAGATATCTGAAGAGCAGAGTTTGGTGGAGATCTTGAGCATCAACTCGAATTTGACACCAGATCACATCTTGCAGATCCTGCAGTCGTCACCAAAGAGAGTCCTTGTCCTCATCGATGGATTTGATGAACTCAAATTTTCATTTGGCGACACATCTATAAAGTTAACAGCATCTGTATATCTGTATAAAAAAGCTCCTCTTGAGGCTTCACTGACGGCCCTGTTGCGGGGTTGCCTTTTGCCCAAATCTTTCCTGCTGGTCACGTCCAGATCTACAACCACAGACACTTTGAGCGCTCTGCTTAAGAAACCTCAGCGTTTTACTGAGATCATAGGCTTTTCTGAGAGGGAGGTTGAGGAGTATTTCCAGAAGTTCTTTCAGGATGAGGAACTCTTCAGGAATGCTTATGAGTCTGTAAAGGCAAATGAAACTCTGTTCACTGCCTGTTCCAGTCCTGTTATCTGCTGGATCATCTCCACAGTTATTAAACAAAGACTCTGTGATTGTGCAGATGTAACAAGCGGTCTGGAAACGACCACATCCATTTATGTTGACTTTGTGTCCACTTTACTGGAGAATCACTGTCAGGGTTTGAGTGATTCTGTACCGACCCTGCTGAAGAGTCTGGGTCAGCTGGCAGAGAGAGGGCTGATGGAACGGCAAGTTTTGTTTGAGGAAAAAAGTGTGAAGGAAACAGTTTCTGATCCATCTGGCAGTCCATTCCTGGGCAAgttcctctttaaaaaaaggaccCGACAAGAGACGATGTACAGCTTCATGCATCTCAGCTTTCAGGAGTTTTTTACAGCTCTGTACTACATCTCGCTGGATGAAAAAGAGTTTCTTAGTAAACTAACAGAGCGGTTCCACTCTCCCTGGCAAAGCTACGGTGTGCAGTATTTGGATGAGAACTGTCCACTCAAGTATGGCTGCCCTGAATTTAATTTCCTTCCTGTGATTCAGTTTCTCTGTGGTCTCTGTAATAAAGAAGTGATCGACTTGCTCAAGGAAACATACAAAGTATCTGTCCCACCTTCTGTACAAGCACAGTTGGAAGAATGGATCCTCTTTATTAGCTCAAATAGAGACTATAACTTTTTACCCTTTATTCTCCTCTGCCTGTATGAGCTTCATGAGAAGGACTTTGTGCAGAAAGCCGTTGAAGCTTGGCAGGAGATGGACATGTCATGGGATACTATGAACAGGACTGACTGCTGGGCATTGGTGTATTGCCTGGAGTGTTGTCCTCACTTCAGAAGCTTGAATCTCAATTTTGCAGCAGAAGAGTTGAAGATGCTTCAGCCAGTGCTGTGCAGGACACCAAAACTAGA GTTGACAGTGCAAAACCTTACAGATGCAGATGTTACTGATCTGATTTCAGCTCTTGGAGAAGGAAAGCTACTGGGAGAGTTTCG ACTGAACAGCAGCGGTCTGTCAGACGAAAGCATGAAGCAGATTCTTCATGCTCTACACAAACAGAAGACTGTGGGTGGACTTCAGATTGCAGTGAAGAACATCACATATGACACCTCCCTCATCCTGACAGAATTCatacagaacacagagaaatggGAGGAGATCAG TTTAAGGGCAAGCGCTGAATGCAATGATGCGGAGAGTCTCTGCTCATCTCTCCGACTCTTTAACACAGATGGAAACCTTGT GTTGAATGTGTTGAGGTGGTGTTCAAGCCCACATAATGTACCATCACTTTCAGAAATCATTCTTCAATATCCACGCTCAGAGATGTCCAGTATTAATCTGAAGAACTTCTTACAGGCCTTCCATGACATAAACTGTTTAACTGAAGA GAGGGCAGGTTTTGATCAACAGGTGGATTCTCTGTTGTCTCATCTCTCCTCTGTTTCTGGATTGAATGCGATGAATCTCTCTGCTCCCCTCCTGACTGAGAAATGGGCCTTCAGAATCCTCTTCCTCATCCAGTCCTGCAAAAGTCTGAAAGGGCTTAG CTTTAATGCTGGTTCATGGAGCTCTGATGATGCAACGTGGCTCCCTGGTCGTTTACTGGAGGAGGGACTGAGGTTACTGAAGGAGTCCCCTAAACATCCTCAGTGTACTCTAAACATTAAAGG GTTTAGATGCAGTAGATCCACAGACAGCTGCACTCATCAGACTCATCAGATCAAAGAACTTGACTGCAACCAGAGAGTGACTTTTATATTCAGTGGGGAGAATTATACAGAAGAAA TTTCTCCCAAGATTAAACTTTGCGACATTTTGGGATGA